One window of the Camelus ferus isolate YT-003-E chromosome 12, BCGSAC_Cfer_1.0, whole genome shotgun sequence genome contains the following:
- the LOC116667611 gene encoding olfactory receptor 6C3-like translates to MNHTGITEFVLLGLSDDPDLQIVIFLFLFITYVLSVTGNLTIITLTLLDSHLQTPMYFFLRNFSFLEVSFTTVCIPRFLGAIITRDKTISYNSCAAQLFFFIFMGVTEFYLLTAMSYDRYVAICKPLHYTAIMSRKVCSLLVLCAWLGGFLTIFPPVVLLLQLDFCASNVIDHFACDYFPLLQLSCSDTWLLEVMGFYFALVSLLFTLALVILSYMYIIRTVLRIPSASQRKKAFSMCSSHMIVISISYASCIFMYANPSAKEKASVTKGVAVLNTSVAPMLNPFIYTLRNQQVKQAFKDMVYKVIFSAKK, encoded by the coding sequence atgaaCCACACAGGGATCACAGAGTTTGTCCTCCTAGGCCTTTCTGATGATCCTGACCTTCAGATtgtgattttcctctttttgtttatcACATATGTATTAAGTGTCACTGGAAACCTCACTATCATCACCCTGACTTTGCTGGACTCCCATCTACAGACACCAATGTATTTCTTCCTCCGAAACTTCTCTTTCCTAGAAGTCTCCTTTACCACTGTATGTATCCCTAGGTTTCTGGGGGCAATTATCACCAGAGATAAGACTATTTCTTATAACAGTTGTGCAGCtcagctatttttctttatttttatggggGTGACAGAGTTTTATCTTCTAACTGCCATGTCCTACGACCGCTACGTTGCCATCTGCAAGCCCCTTCATTACACAGCCATCATGAGCAGGAAGGTCTGCAGCCTGCTTGTGCTGTGTGCATGGCTGGGTGGCTTTCTGACCATTTTCCCACCCGTTGTGCTTCTCCTCCAGCTGGATTTCTGTGCCTCCAATGTCATTGATCACTTTGCATGTGACTATTTTCCCCTTTTGCAATTATCTTGCTCAGATACGTGGCTCCTAGAAGTAatgggattttattttgctttggttAGTTTGCTGTTCACCTTGGCATTAGTGATTTTGTCTTATATGTACATCATCAGGACTGTTTTGAGAATCCCATCTGCCAGTCAGAGGAAAAAGGCTTTCTCCATGTGTTCCTCTCACATGATTGTCATTTCCATCTCTTATGCAAGCTGTATATTCATGTATGCTAATCCCTCGGCCAAAGAAAAGGCATCTGTCACTAAAGGAGTAGCTGTTCTCAACACGTCTGTTGCCCCCATGCTCAACCCCTTCATttacaccctgagaaaccagcaAGTAAAACAAGCCTTCAAAGACATGGTctataaagtaatattttctgccaagaaatga
- the LOC102508626 gene encoding olfactory receptor 6C75: MSLERRKIPRNYTEVTEFILLGLTNDPQWQVALFIFLLVTYMLSVTENLIIITLTLSDPHLQAPMYFFLRNFSFLEISFTSVCIPRFLVTVVTGDRTISFNGCVPQLFFFIFLGVTEFYLLAAMSYDRYVAICKPLHYTTIMNSRVCILLVFSSWLAGFLIIFPPIILLLQLDFCASNIIDHFICDSSPILQLSCTSTRFLELMAFFLAVVTLMVTLTLVIPSYTCIIRTILTFPSTGQRKKAFSMCSSHMVVVSLSYGSCIFMYIKPSAQERVTLSKGVAVLNTSVAPLLNPFIYTLRNQQVKQTFKNMVQRMAFSLNK, translated from the coding sequence ATGtcattagaaagaaggaaaataccgAGAAATTACACAGAAGTAACAGAATTTATTCTTCTTGGATTGACAAATGACCCACAGTGGCAGGTTGcacttttcatatttcttcttgtTACCTACATGCTGAGTGTGACTGAGAACCTGATCATTATCACCCTCACCCTTTCAGATCCCCATCTGCAGGCTCCAATGTATTTCTTCCTTCGAAACTTCTCATTCCTAGAAATATCATTCACGTCGGTCTGCATTCCCAGATTCCTTGTCACTGTCGTGACGGGGGACAGAACcatttcttttaatggttgtgtgCCGCagttgtttttcttcatcttcttgggGGTGACGGAATTTTACCTTCTGGCCGCCATGTcctatgaccgctacgtggccatctgcaaacccctGCACTACACGACCATCATGAACAGCAGAGTCTGCATACTTCTAGTCTTTAGCTCATGGCTCGCAGGATTCCTGATCATCTTTCCACCAATAATCCTGCTGCTGCAGTTGGATTTCTGTGCCTCCAATATAATTGATCACTTTATCTGTGATTCTTCTCCAATTCTGCAGCTTTCTTGCACAAGCACTCGCTTTCTAGAACTCATGGCATTTTTTTTAGCTGTGGTAACACTCATGGTCACCCTCACACTAGTTATTCCCTCCTACACTTGTATCATCCGGACAATTCTGACGTTTCCCTCCACAGGTCAAAGGAAAAAAGCCTTTTCCATGTGTTCCTCCCACATGGTAGTTGTCTCCCTCTCTTACGGCAGCTGCATCTTCATGTACATTAAGCCTTCTGCCCAGGAAAGAGTGACTTTAAGCAAAGGAGTAGCTGTGCTCAACACCTCAGTGGCTCCCCTCTTGAATCCATTTATATACACACTACGAAATCAGCAAGTGAAGCAAACCTTCAAGAACATGGTCCAGAGAATGGCcttctctttaaataaatga